The following proteins are encoded in a genomic region of Reichenbachiella sp.:
- a CDS encoding metallophosphoesterase, with translation MKKILSLLAIGSLFIMYGSFVSETPFSDGPYVFDKGKKRLVQWVEDSMAKKKMLSPKNYSKFKSKDEKYFNPKYLFSGYTNEDIGTFEFDGVEKIAALSDIHGQYDLFIKILRNNGIIDDQNQWAYGNGHFVVVGDIFDRGDKVQECLWFVYQLEQQAAEAGGKVHYLLGNHEVMVLTGDLRYIHDKYHQTEQLFQMPYWQIFGPESELGKWLRTKPVTIRINDIQFVHGGLSPALTVSKFTAAEINSTFSDKIIDATPQDSIYNDPRIKFLNKSQGPIWYRGYFRDDNFNESQLDTVLDYFGVERIVVGHTSQDRVLSVFNDKVIVVDSSIKLGESGEILFVESGEPSIGNMVGDRRKL, from the coding sequence ATGAAAAAAATCCTTTCCCTGCTCGCTATAGGCAGTCTATTTATCATGTATGGCTCATTTGTATCGGAAACCCCTTTTAGTGATGGTCCCTATGTTTTCGACAAAGGGAAGAAAAGACTAGTACAATGGGTCGAAGACAGTATGGCCAAAAAGAAGATGTTGTCACCAAAAAACTATTCCAAATTCAAAAGCAAGGATGAAAAGTACTTCAATCCGAAGTACCTTTTTTCAGGGTATACCAACGAAGATATAGGCACATTTGAATTCGATGGAGTAGAAAAAATAGCTGCACTTAGTGACATCCATGGTCAGTATGATTTGTTTATCAAAATCCTTAGAAACAATGGAATCATAGATGATCAAAATCAATGGGCTTATGGGAATGGTCATTTTGTAGTCGTCGGGGATATTTTTGACAGGGGGGACAAAGTGCAAGAATGCCTTTGGTTTGTGTATCAATTGGAGCAGCAGGCGGCCGAAGCCGGAGGCAAAGTGCATTACTTGCTAGGCAATCATGAAGTGATGGTGCTAACTGGTGATCTCAGATATATTCATGATAAATACCATCAGACAGAGCAATTGTTTCAGATGCCCTATTGGCAAATATTTGGACCCGAGTCTGAGCTTGGTAAATGGCTGCGAACCAAGCCAGTGACTATCCGAATCAATGATATTCAGTTTGTGCATGGGGGGCTTTCACCAGCACTGACGGTCAGCAAGTTTACTGCAGCTGAAATCAATAGTACTTTTTCGGATAAAATCATTGATGCTACACCGCAAGATTCGATTTACAACGATCCAAGAATCAAATTTTTAAACAAATCACAAGGTCCCATTTGGTACAGAGGATATTTCAGAGATGACAATTTTAATGAGTCACAATTGGATACTGTTCTCGACTATTTCGGCGTTGAGCGAATTGTGGTAGGTCATACATCACAGGATCGAGTACTGTCCGTTTTCAACGATAAAGTGATTGTGGTAGATTCCAGTATCAAACTCGGTGAATCTGGTGAGATTCTTTTTGTAGAAAGTGGAGAGCCCTCCATTGGAAATATGGTGGGAGATAGACGAAAACTTTAG
- a CDS encoding type II toxin-antitoxin system death-on-curing family toxin, which produces MISLKGALEIHAILIERFGGANGIRDPKLLDSALNRPFQTFDSKELYPTPIDKASAILESIVKNHPFTDGNKRTGYVLARLLLMNAGFDIMANQEEKYQFVISVSRSELDFEQIKDWLGKHATNS; this is translated from the coding sequence ATGATTTCACTGAAAGGAGCACTTGAAATACATGCTATTCTCATTGAGCGGTTTGGAGGTGCAAATGGAATACGGGATCCAAAGCTATTGGATTCGGCATTAAATCGGCCATTTCAAACATTTGATAGTAAAGAACTCTACCCAACACCAATAGATAAAGCGTCCGCTATTTTGGAGAGTATTGTTAAGAATCATCCATTCACAGACGGTAACAAAAGAACTGGTTATGTATTAGCTCGACTTCTTCTTATGAATGCTGGATTTGATATTATGGCCAACCAGGAAGAAAAGTATCAATTCGTAATTTCAGTCTCACGAAGTGAACTGGATTTTGAACAGATAAAAGATTGGTTGGGCAAACATGCGACCAATAGTTAA
- the rmuC gene encoding DNA recombination protein RmuC, translated as MEVYHFVYLFTGLVLGAGAAWLIAKSKFQNPQNAEEQLKTKELEIRLQAESEKVQSLSERGKEIEQKLQGEREMNVQLNNQHTRLESDYRNLQETLKTQKEELNQIREKFSAEFKNMANEILEENSKKFTTHNKEQVDQLLKPLGEKISEFEKKVVLTNNESMKWNAALKQQVEDLKGANIKMTKEAENLVRALKGDSKTQGNWGERQLEGILEKVGLLKDVHYTREQNFKNEEGNNQRLDFIVNLPDEKSLVIDSKVSLTAYARYFEEDNENKKAEYLKAHLESVNTHIKLLGDKNYQKLYDINQPDYIMLFVANEPALTIALQHDEGLYEKALDKNIVLVSTSTLMATLRTVSYIWKQDAQSKNAIEIAKEGGNLYDKFVAFTEDVKGIGRQLDLTQKVYVEAAKKLYEGKGNLINRAEKMKKLGAKATKNMDQKLLERSGED; from the coding sequence ATGGAAGTTTATCATTTCGTTTACCTTTTTACCGGCCTGGTTTTAGGAGCAGGTGCGGCTTGGCTTATTGCCAAATCAAAATTTCAAAATCCACAGAATGCAGAGGAACAGCTCAAAACCAAAGAGCTTGAAATTAGGCTGCAGGCCGAATCTGAAAAAGTGCAGTCGCTTAGTGAGCGTGGTAAAGAGATAGAGCAAAAACTTCAAGGCGAGCGTGAAATGAACGTACAACTCAACAACCAGCATACGCGCTTAGAATCCGACTATCGCAACCTTCAGGAAACGCTGAAAACCCAAAAAGAAGAACTCAACCAAATCCGTGAAAAGTTCTCAGCCGAATTCAAAAACATGGCCAACGAGATTCTCGAAGAGAACAGCAAGAAATTCACCACCCACAACAAAGAACAAGTGGATCAACTGCTCAAGCCACTGGGAGAGAAAATATCTGAATTCGAAAAGAAAGTGGTGCTCACCAACAATGAAAGCATGAAGTGGAATGCTGCGCTCAAGCAGCAGGTCGAAGACTTGAAAGGAGCTAATATCAAGATGACCAAAGAGGCCGAAAATCTCGTGAGGGCATTAAAAGGAGATTCAAAAACACAAGGTAACTGGGGCGAACGCCAACTTGAAGGCATCTTAGAAAAAGTAGGTTTGCTTAAAGATGTTCATTACACCAGAGAGCAAAATTTCAAAAACGAAGAAGGAAATAATCAAAGACTTGATTTCATTGTCAATCTTCCGGATGAAAAGAGCCTCGTCATAGATTCGAAAGTATCCTTAACTGCTTACGCCAGATATTTTGAAGAAGACAATGAAAACAAAAAAGCAGAATATCTAAAAGCACATTTGGAAAGTGTAAATACACACATCAAGCTGTTGGGCGACAAAAACTACCAAAAGCTATACGACATCAATCAACCGGATTATATCATGCTATTTGTGGCCAATGAGCCAGCTCTAACCATTGCCTTACAGCATGATGAAGGTCTGTATGAAAAAGCACTTGATAAAAATATTGTACTCGTGTCGACAAGTACGCTTATGGCAACACTGAGAACAGTGTCCTATATCTGGAAGCAGGATGCACAAAGCAAAAACGCCATAGAAATTGCCAAAGAAGGCGGCAATTTGTACGACAAATTTGTAGCCTTTACTGAAGACGTAAAAGGTATCGGCCGACAACTGGATCTCACGCAAAAAGTGTACGTAGAAGCCGCCAAAAAACTTTACGAAGGCAAAGGCAACCTGATCAATCGCGCGGAGAAAATGAAAAAGCTCGGCGCCAAAGCCACCAAAAACATGGATCAGAAGCTACTAGAAAGATCAGGAGAGGATTGA
- a CDS encoding PA0069 family radical SAM protein, whose protein sequence is MDYIKGRGAQINPDNRFLEHSYEKDLSFLQHLHQAGEKERKPKTEYITVHPKTIVNKVESPDIPFSYSLNPYQGCEHGCIYCYARNSHEYWGYSAGTDFETKILIKENAAELLREKFKSKSWKPVPIMLSGNTDCYQPIERKLKITRSILEVCLKYRHPIGIITKNAMVTRDIDILSELAKLKLAKVVISLTSLKDKTRSLLEPRTSAVGVRLNAIRSLSEAGIPTMVMMAPIIPSINSMEIMKLAEKVSENGATDLAYTIIRLNGIIPEIFTDWVEKNFPDRAEKVLNQIKELHGGSLNDSRYKTRMRGEGELSNQIHQMFALAKRKYKLGLEKHPFDLSLFRKIKDDNQMELF, encoded by the coding sequence ATGGATTACATCAAAGGCAGGGGAGCGCAAATCAACCCTGACAATCGTTTCTTAGAACACAGCTACGAAAAGGATTTATCCTTTTTGCAACACCTCCATCAGGCTGGAGAAAAGGAGCGCAAGCCTAAGACAGAATACATCACCGTCCATCCTAAAACGATCGTAAATAAGGTCGAAAGTCCTGATATTCCGTTTTCCTATTCGCTCAATCCCTACCAGGGTTGCGAACATGGCTGTATCTATTGCTACGCACGAAATTCACACGAATATTGGGGCTATAGCGCTGGCACCGACTTCGAAACCAAAATATTAATTAAAGAAAACGCAGCGGAGCTCCTACGCGAAAAGTTCAAATCCAAAAGTTGGAAACCTGTACCCATCATGCTGTCTGGCAATACGGACTGCTACCAGCCCATTGAGCGAAAGCTAAAAATCACTAGGTCCATTCTTGAAGTTTGTCTCAAGTACCGCCACCCGATAGGCATCATCACCAAAAACGCCATGGTGACAAGAGACATCGATATACTGAGCGAATTGGCGAAACTGAAACTGGCCAAAGTGGTGATCTCGCTCACTTCACTCAAAGACAAAACCAGAAGCCTGCTAGAACCCAGAACCAGCGCCGTAGGCGTCCGACTCAATGCGATCAGAAGTTTGTCCGAAGCTGGCATTCCTACGATGGTCATGATGGCTCCCATCATTCCTTCAATCAATAGTATGGAAATCATGAAACTGGCAGAAAAAGTATCCGAAAATGGCGCTACCGACTTGGCCTATACCATCATCCGGCTCAATGGTATCATTCCTGAGATTTTCACCGACTGGGTGGAGAAGAATTTCCCTGATCGCGCAGAAAAAGTTCTGAATCAAATCAAGGAGTTGCACGGAGGGTCTCTGAATGATAGCCGTTACAAAACCCGGATGAGAGGCGAAGGGGAATTGTCTAACCAGATTCATCAGATGTTTGCCCTGGCTAAGCGCAAATACAAATTGGGACTTGAAAAACATCCCTTTGATTTGTCCCTATTCAGAAAAATCAAAGATGACAACCAGATGGAATTGTTTTAG
- a CDS encoding type II CAAX prenyl endopeptidase Rce1 family protein — protein sequence MKQLWRYLTKYLQEHFHWGLYLSVGIFLTICTYFNFTLDFEDSIIDAHRKTLWHWFYMSLYMGFPFLVTCIFLAFFNINRTWYRSKEFWLLFLFGFIILGFSRTLYFHYSLIEHLDVIDYRFVRKVMWRGKSFFTLFLPLMIFYFWYEKKRDETNSWYGLTLQHTDFRPYGLLLLAVVIGIGLASFLSDLTNYYPRYIPSGGDRFAEKHELSGWIPMLIYEGVYGANFLNVELFFRGFLVIGFTRVLGGQAVLAMVGSYMFLHYGKPITEAISSVFGGYLIGILAFYSKRIWGGVILHVALAWSMEFFAWLQRMYGDY from the coding sequence ATGAAACAACTTTGGAGATACCTTACCAAATACCTACAGGAGCATTTTCACTGGGGACTGTATCTCAGCGTGGGCATTTTTCTTACCATTTGTACTTATTTCAATTTTACTCTTGATTTTGAAGACAGTATTATTGACGCTCATCGCAAAACCCTTTGGCATTGGTTCTATATGTCGCTCTATATGGGATTTCCATTTTTGGTCACTTGTATTTTTCTAGCCTTTTTTAATATCAACCGTACTTGGTATCGATCCAAAGAGTTTTGGCTATTGTTCCTTTTTGGCTTCATCATCCTTGGATTCAGTCGCACACTTTATTTTCATTATTCTTTGATAGAACATTTGGATGTTATCGACTACCGGTTTGTTCGCAAAGTAATGTGGAGAGGAAAGTCCTTTTTCACCCTCTTCTTACCGCTTATGATTTTTTATTTCTGGTATGAAAAGAAAAGGGACGAAACCAACAGCTGGTATGGACTTACCCTTCAACACACCGACTTCAGGCCTTATGGCCTCTTGCTTCTTGCAGTTGTGATAGGTATTGGATTGGCATCCTTTCTTTCGGATCTGACCAACTACTACCCACGATATATTCCTAGCGGTGGAGATCGATTTGCCGAAAAGCATGAGCTCTCTGGTTGGATCCCCATGCTGATTTATGAAGGTGTATATGGCGCTAACTTCCTGAATGTCGAGCTGTTTTTCAGAGGGTTTCTAGTGATAGGATTTACGAGAGTTTTGGGTGGACAAGCGGTGCTGGCTATGGTTGGGTCTTATATGTTTCTCCACTATGGCAAGCCTATCACCGAAGCCATCAGCTCTGTTTTTGGCGGATATTTAATTGGAATTCTGGCTTTCTATTCGAAAAGAATTTGGGGAGGTGTCATCCTACATGTAGCATTAGCTTGGAGCATGGAATTCTTTGCTTGGTTACAAAGGATGTATGGAGATTATTAG
- a CDS encoding MBL fold metallo-hydrolase, translated as MRTIICLFSFILCHQLAISQSSAPEIIPTMNGEIKIYPVLHATMAIKYEDQTIYVDPYGGKKGFEGIGEPSLILITDIHGDHMNLETLNELSAQATPILAPQAVVEKLTPTFTNLTALANGEKTTIQNVTIEAIPMYNLPEDSTSRHPKGRGNGYVLTIDNKRIYISGDTEDISEMRNLENIDIAFVCMNLPYTMTVEAAADAVMEFKPKVVYPFHYRGKGGFSDVETFKRLINVGSDEIEVRLVNWYPEQE; from the coding sequence ATGCGAACGATCATCTGCCTCTTCAGTTTCATTTTATGCCATCAGTTGGCCATCAGCCAATCCTCAGCGCCAGAAATCATCCCCACCATGAATGGTGAAATTAAAATCTACCCGGTTTTGCATGCGACTATGGCGATAAAATACGAAGATCAAACAATCTATGTGGACCCTTATGGAGGCAAAAAAGGATTTGAAGGAATAGGTGAGCCTAGTTTGATACTGATTACAGACATTCATGGTGATCACATGAATCTGGAAACACTAAATGAATTAAGCGCCCAGGCTACACCAATCCTTGCCCCGCAAGCAGTTGTCGAAAAACTAACACCGACTTTCACCAACCTAACAGCCTTGGCCAATGGAGAAAAAACTACGATTCAAAATGTTACTATTGAAGCCATTCCGATGTACAACCTTCCCGAAGATTCTACCTCCAGACATCCAAAGGGTCGAGGTAATGGGTATGTTTTGACTATAGACAATAAACGTATTTATATCTCTGGCGATACCGAAGACATCAGCGAAATGAGGAATTTGGAGAATATTGATATCGCGTTTGTCTGTATGAACCTGCCCTACACGATGACAGTAGAAGCTGCTGCCGATGCCGTGATGGAATTCAAACCTAAAGTGGTCTACCCTTTCCACTATCGTGGAAAAGGTGGCTTTAGTGATGTAGAAACTTTCAAACGATTGATCAATGTAGGCTCAGATGAAATTGAAGTCAGACTGGTCAATTGGTACCCAGAACAGGAGTAG
- a CDS encoding DinB family protein, producing MTIKQLTQKLQEIYKGSPWHGASLSTQLSNILAEHYTKGVGANQKSIAHLLEHMLAWRQLAIEVLKGNKEYTISLNSKIDWPEPKPVGEPKAHYLSKLEESQEELLALLKSKEGSWLKEQTPNKTYQNEFLLQGIVEHDLYHSGQIGIFNSLLKA from the coding sequence ATGACTATCAAACAACTGACACAAAAATTGCAAGAAATCTATAAAGGGAGCCCTTGGCATGGTGCTTCCTTATCGACGCAACTTTCAAATATTCTGGCAGAGCATTATACAAAAGGCGTTGGGGCAAACCAAAAGTCGATCGCACATTTGTTAGAACATATGTTGGCTTGGCGCCAATTGGCGATTGAAGTATTGAAAGGAAATAAGGAATACACTATCTCTTTAAACAGTAAAATAGATTGGCCGGAGCCTAAACCTGTTGGAGAACCTAAAGCTCATTACTTATCCAAGTTGGAAGAGTCGCAAGAGGAGTTGCTTGCTTTGCTAAAAAGCAAAGAGGGTAGTTGGCTAAAAGAGCAAACACCCAATAAGACTTATCAGAATGAGTTTTTATTGCAGGGTATTGTGGAACACGATCTGTATCACTCCGGTCAGATTGGCATTTTCAATTCGTTGTTGAAAGCCTAA
- a CDS encoding 1,4-dihydroxy-2-naphthoyl-CoA synthase codes for MANLEWKTEKEYEEITFKTLDGVARIAFNRPECRNAFTPKTVDELWEALIICHESQEIGVVLITGEGPSPKDGGWAFCSGGDQRVRSNTGYKGANGVNRFNILDVQRQIRFMNKVVIAVVPGWAVGGGHSLHVVCDMTIASKEHAIFKQTDADVASFDGGFGSAYLARQVGQKRAREIFFLGADYSAQEAYEMGMVNKVVPHDELEQTAYDWAQEIMTKSPTAIKMLKFGFNLIDDGLVGQQVYAGEATRLAYGTDEAVEGRNAFLEKRKRDFSKFPKFP; via the coding sequence ATGGCAAACTTAGAGTGGAAAACTGAGAAAGAATACGAAGAAATCACCTTCAAGACTTTGGATGGCGTGGCCCGCATCGCCTTCAACAGGCCCGAGTGCCGCAATGCCTTCACGCCCAAAACAGTGGATGAGCTGTGGGAGGCCTTAATCATTTGTCATGAAAGCCAGGAAATTGGCGTGGTATTGATCACAGGTGAGGGGCCGTCTCCGAAGGATGGAGGCTGGGCGTTTTGCTCTGGTGGTGATCAGCGCGTACGATCCAATACGGGTTACAAAGGCGCCAATGGCGTGAATCGCTTCAATATCTTAGACGTACAGCGTCAGATCCGCTTTATGAACAAAGTAGTAATTGCTGTTGTACCCGGCTGGGCAGTAGGAGGAGGGCACAGTTTGCACGTGGTTTGCGACATGACCATCGCCAGCAAGGAGCACGCGATCTTCAAACAAACAGATGCCGATGTGGCCAGCTTCGACGGTGGTTTTGGATCTGCCTATCTGGCCAGACAAGTAGGCCAAAAGAGAGCAAGAGAAATCTTCTTTTTAGGAGCTGACTACTCGGCGCAAGAAGCCTACGAGATGGGAATGGTCAATAAAGTTGTGCCGCACGATGAGCTAGAGCAAACCGCCTACGACTGGGCGCAAGAAATCATGACCAAGAGCCCGACAGCGATAAAAATGCTGAAATTCGGATTCAATCTGATCGACGATGGTTTGGTGGGACAGCAGGTATATGCCGGAGAGGCTACTCGACTGGCTTATGGCACGGATGAAGCCGTAGAAGGCAGAAACGCATTCTTAGAAAAAAGAAAACGCGACTTCTCTAAGTTTCCTAAGTTTCCTTGA
- a CDS encoding ABC transporter permease, translating to MSTGHYDIPNWTKRFIHTCCREELHEEIEGNLIEYREGLNPKSRKSKWQFLYQVLTYIRPSTLKSISQNSRFYIMFNFNILQTIRGLWMHRSTTVLNISGYALGMLCVSVLFFYIKGELAYDQFHHNKEEIYRVIRLSEMNGEKYKIGVTSGPYAPHLALDFPADIQSTLRIYSTEALFEYEDKVFKEDKLLFADPNFFEFFTFPLSIGDPASVLEQPNALVLSKKAARKYFGDENPLGKTLILDKEEPFIVTGVMDDWPADSHLDFEFMGSMKYIEDFSFMKGWWNNGLFTYVRVESAFIANGLNTKFPQFMDKYFGKDFERSGKRIDIELEALSDIYFDKVRYDWARHGNKDAVILLAGVAIAILFIACFNYLNLAIALSFRRAKEIGMRKVLGGNKLRLVIQFLGESLMVCLVAIVLAVALTEVVLPTFNRMFDLSIVTSWLDPLVLIFFAVLMLVTVLLSGLYPALLLSSLKPLEVFKGQTHLRKNNLWLRKGLVVAQFSISIFMIISTLIIKEQLDFVNSKSLGFDREAIVMVDFDNEEIREHRDTFKERLKQSSKIKRVTSMSGEPGGFHDGTTVDFLGDVLDIRTRTAFVDEDYLSVFNIELAAGRDFSNEYRLNDAHAALINEKTVQDLGLSLDEAIGTKFKIPMWDTLEHVVVGVTKDYHFNSLRHEMEPLIIVPGLYHRRMGIKLDPNHIFEGLREVEEIYAELAPNYPITYEFMDDSLAQLYAEEKQQSQIFQMFSGVSIFLACLGIFGLVSFVVERRRKEFGIRKALGASVVTLLQIIAREFVLMIGVAGLIAIPLAWYAIQLWLENFAYRIVLAESWEIFLVGAIAALLLALVTIFIRSIRSANANPTESLRYE from the coding sequence ATGTCGACAGGTCACTACGATATACCCAATTGGACCAAGAGATTCATTCACACTTGCTGCAGAGAAGAATTGCACGAAGAAATTGAAGGCAATTTGATCGAGTACAGGGAAGGACTCAATCCCAAGTCTCGAAAATCTAAGTGGCAATTTTTATATCAAGTCCTGACCTACATCAGACCATCTACCCTAAAATCAATAAGTCAAAACTCAAGATTCTACATCATGTTCAACTTCAACATTTTACAAACTATCCGTGGACTCTGGATGCATCGCTCCACCACTGTGCTAAATATCAGCGGCTATGCCTTGGGGATGCTATGTGTTTCCGTATTGTTTTTCTATATCAAAGGTGAATTGGCTTATGACCAGTTTCATCATAACAAAGAAGAGATCTATCGCGTCATTCGCTTGAGCGAAATGAATGGTGAGAAGTACAAGATCGGGGTAACTTCCGGTCCGTATGCCCCGCATTTGGCACTTGATTTTCCGGCGGACATTCAAAGTACCTTGCGGATTTATTCAACAGAGGCATTGTTTGAATACGAGGACAAAGTATTCAAAGAAGACAAATTACTGTTTGCTGATCCTAATTTTTTCGAGTTCTTCACTTTTCCATTATCCATAGGAGACCCAGCGTCTGTGTTGGAACAGCCCAACGCCCTCGTACTCTCCAAAAAAGCCGCCAGAAAATATTTCGGTGATGAGAATCCATTGGGCAAAACTTTGATCCTGGACAAGGAAGAACCATTCATAGTGACTGGCGTAATGGATGACTGGCCGGCTGATTCTCATTTGGATTTTGAGTTTATGGGGTCTATGAAATACATCGAAGATTTCAGCTTTATGAAAGGCTGGTGGAATAATGGCCTATTCACCTATGTGAGAGTAGAATCTGCTTTCATTGCCAATGGTCTTAATACCAAATTCCCACAGTTCATGGACAAATATTTTGGTAAGGACTTTGAGCGTTCGGGAAAACGAATAGACATAGAACTAGAAGCTCTTAGTGACATCTATTTTGACAAAGTACGATATGACTGGGCCAGGCACGGCAACAAGGATGCAGTCATTTTATTGGCGGGAGTAGCCATCGCCATCTTATTTATTGCCTGCTTCAATTATTTGAATTTGGCCATCGCTCTTTCGTTTAGACGCGCCAAGGAAATTGGCATGCGAAAGGTATTAGGAGGGAATAAACTAAGATTGGTGATACAGTTTTTAGGTGAGTCATTAATGGTGTGCCTGGTGGCTATAGTGCTAGCCGTGGCATTGACCGAAGTAGTCTTGCCAACATTCAATCGCATGTTCGACTTGTCTATTGTAACCTCGTGGCTTGACCCACTAGTGCTTATATTTTTTGCTGTGCTCATGCTGGTTACGGTTTTGCTCTCTGGGTTATATCCAGCGCTTTTACTCTCTAGTTTAAAACCACTAGAAGTTTTTAAAGGACAGACCCACCTTCGGAAGAACAATTTGTGGTTGAGAAAGGGCTTGGTGGTGGCCCAGTTTTCCATTTCTATATTTATGATCATTTCTACTTTGATCATCAAAGAACAGCTGGATTTTGTCAACAGTAAAAGCCTTGGCTTTGATCGGGAAGCCATTGTGATGGTGGATTTCGACAACGAGGAAATTCGAGAGCACCGTGATACGTTTAAAGAAAGATTGAAGCAAAGTTCAAAAATAAAACGAGTGACTTCTATGTCTGGCGAACCAGGCGGTTTCCACGATGGCACTACCGTTGATTTCCTGGGAGATGTGTTGGATATCCGAACCCGAACAGCTTTTGTGGATGAAGACTATCTGAGTGTTTTTAATATCGAATTGGCCGCTGGCAGGGATTTCTCCAACGAGTACAGACTCAATGATGCTCATGCGGCATTGATCAATGAGAAAACCGTTCAGGATTTGGGGCTGTCACTTGACGAAGCCATAGGGACTAAATTTAAAATACCCATGTGGGATACGTTAGAGCATGTGGTAGTAGGCGTTACCAAAGATTACCACTTCAATTCACTTCGACATGAAATGGAACCTTTAATTATTGTGCCTGGGCTATACCATCGAAGAATGGGGATCAAACTGGATCCCAATCATATTTTTGAAGGCTTGAGAGAGGTAGAAGAAATCTACGCTGAGCTGGCTCCTAACTATCCCATCACCTACGAGTTTATGGATGATTCATTGGCACAGTTGTATGCAGAGGAAAAGCAACAGAGCCAGATTTTTCAGATGTTTTCTGGGGTGTCTATTTTCTTGGCCTGTTTAGGAATCTTTGGATTGGTATCGTTTGTAGTCGAGCGTAGACGCAAAGAATTTGGCATACGAAAGGCGTTAGGTGCTAGTGTAGTTACACTATTACAGATCATTGCTCGGGAGTTTGTGCTAATGATCGGAGTGGCCGGCCTCATTGCCATTCCTTTGGCTTGGTACGCCATCCAACTATGGCTAGAAAACTTCGCTTATCGAATCGTATTGGCAGAATCTTGGGAGATATTTCTGGTCGGGGCAATAGCTGCTTTGCTATTAGCCTTGGTGACTATCTTTATTCGCTCCATTCGCTCGGCCAATGCCAACCCTACAGAGAGTCTAAGGTATGAGTGA